One window of the Archangium primigenium genome contains the following:
- a CDS encoding RDD family protein, whose translation MSQQPQSAEPQPRGAVCALHPERSAATICNRCGNYACELCFQVAPDRQDYCEACMPRSVVRPATRMSRLGAVIVDQLLLFGGALVGGIVGGISKEPMAVFVLALSAFVIVGVIQLIMLDKYGQSIGKRALDIKVVRMDGSDVGLLRLLFLRNVVPAAIGQATCSIFSLVDALAIFSEQSRCLHDYIADTQVIDVSDA comes from the coding sequence ATGTCCCAGCAGCCGCAGTCCGCCGAGCCCCAGCCCCGGGGCGCCGTGTGCGCCCTCCATCCCGAGCGCTCCGCCGCCACCATCTGCAACCGTTGTGGCAACTACGCCTGCGAGCTGTGCTTCCAGGTGGCCCCCGACCGGCAGGACTACTGCGAGGCCTGCATGCCGCGCTCCGTGGTGCGGCCGGCCACGCGCATGTCGCGGCTGGGCGCCGTGATCGTGGACCAGCTCCTGCTCTTCGGCGGCGCCCTCGTGGGCGGCATCGTGGGGGGCATCTCGAAGGAGCCGATGGCCGTCTTCGTGCTGGCGCTCTCGGCCTTCGTCATCGTGGGCGTGATCCAGCTCATCATGCTCGACAAGTACGGGCAGAGCATCGGCAAGCGGGCCCTGGACATCAAGGTGGTGCGCATGGACGGCAGCGACGTGGGCCTGCTGCGGCTGCTCTTCCTGCGCAACGTCGTGCCCGCCGCCATCGGTCAGGCCACGTGCAGCATCTTCTCCCTCGTGGACGCGCTGGCCATCTTCTCCGAGCAGAGCCGCTGCCTGCACGACTACATCGCGGACACCCAGGTCATCGACGTGAGCGACGCCTAG